A window of the Lactuca sativa cultivar Salinas chromosome 7, Lsat_Salinas_v11, whole genome shotgun sequence genome harbors these coding sequences:
- the LOC128127296 gene encoding uncharacterized mitochondrial protein AtMg00820-like → MFNSFVSKVERKTISTALDHSDWVQAMQDELNEFEQNKVWTPMPTPKDAFVVGLKWVFRNKMDKCGNLIRNKARLVVKGYCQEEGIDYKETLSLVTRLESVRIFLAYVAHKNFEVYQMENWKRQCM, encoded by the coding sequence atgtttaattcgttcgtcTCCAAGGTTGAACGGAAGACGATCAGcactgcacttgatcattctgattgggtacagGCGATGCAGgacgaactgaatgagtttgagcAAAATAAAGTGTGGACACCGAtgccaacaccaaaagatgcttTTGTGGTTGGACTAAAGTGGGTTTTCAGGAACAAGATGGATAAGTGTGGAAATTTGATTCGCAACAAGGCAAGATTGGTTGTGAAAGGttactgtcaagaagaaggaatagattataAAGAGACCTTGTCTCTAGTAACAAGGCTAGAATCGGTTCGTATTTTTCtcgcctatgttgcacacaagaactttgaagtatacCAAATGGAGAACTGGAAGAGACAGTGTATGTAG